The proteins below are encoded in one region of Pleuronectes platessa chromosome 14, fPlePla1.1, whole genome shotgun sequence:
- the LOC128456204 gene encoding ly6/PLAUR domain-containing protein 1 has protein sequence MIAFLSNERINPNYPLSLSLSLSLSLSLSLSLSLSLSLSLSLSLSLSLSLSLSLSLFLSISGIHYRKSCASSGACLIASSGYQQFCTSKLNSVCITCCNTPLCNGPRQKRRPQQSAAITLTTPLLPVFSVYILLLPLTLC, from the exons ATGATAGCTTTTCTCAG TAATGAAAGAATAAATCCCAattatcctctctctctctctctctctctctctctctctctctctctctctctctctctctctctctctctctctctctctctctctctctctctctctctctctctctctctctctctctctctctctctatttctgtcCATTTCAGGGATTCACTACCGCAAGTCCTGCGCCTCATCTGGAGCTTGTCTGATTGCTTCCTCTGGCTACCAGCAGTTTTGTACCAGCAAGCTCAACTCGGTGTGCATCACCTGCTGTAACACACCGCTGTGTAATGGACCACGCCAGAAGAGGCGACCCCAACAGTCCGCTGCCATCACTCTGACAACGCCACTGCTCCCTGTATTTTCTGTCTACATCCTCCTActccccctcaccctctgcTGA